A region of Pseudopipra pipra isolate bDixPip1 chromosome 10, bDixPip1.hap1, whole genome shotgun sequence DNA encodes the following proteins:
- the PDCD1 gene encoding programmed cell death protein 1 isoform X2, whose amino-acid sequence MEVALAGLCAILLCCGPTLACCRRVTIFPSVLTFHEGGIATFSCNISMESDSGSEYSLNWYKDTNHSQAQKIAEISPNNPRMETEKYRLTNHTPVFKIEIRNLHQNDSGSYYCGLITFFEPNKFLLMESNRSQLMVTAAPEMNPTEEPEIEEGNPSDHIKAMLLGILLLAGVILLLIFGYLTITYRRGDVQKPSSENMPAKEEKPPVVSVSTVDYGVLEFQRDQCTQVPPKTQPADQTEYATIIFPEEKPVTPERGKKRQDERTRHLCSQPC is encoded by the exons ATGGAGGTGGCTCTGGCTGGCCTCTGTGccatcctgctctgctgtgggccCACACTGGCCTGCTGCCGCCGGG TGACTATCTTCCCATCAGTGTTAACTTTCCATGAAGGTGGCATAGCCACCTTCTCCTGCAATATCTCCATGGAGAGTGACTCTGGCTCAGAGTACAGCCTCAACTGGTACAAGGACACCAACCACAGCCAAGCCCAAAAAATAGCTGAGATCAGCCCAAACAACCCCAGGATGGAGACGGAGAAGTACCGGCTCACCAACCACACTCCTGTCTTCAAGATTGAGATCCGGAACCTCCACCAAAATGACTCAGGCTCCTACTACTGTGGACTGATCACCTTCTTTGAACCCAATAAATTCCTTTTGATGGAGAGCAACCGGTCCCAGCTGATGGTCACAG CAGCCCCTGAGATGAATCCCACTGAGGAGCCAGAGATAGAGGAAGGCAACCCCTCAGACCACATCAAGGCCATGCTCCTGGGCATCCTGCTTCTGGCCGGGGTGATTCTGCTGCTGATCTTTGGCTACCTCACCATCACATACAGGAGAGGAG ATGTGCAGAAACCATCAAGTGAAAACATGCCAGCG AAGGAAGAGAAGCCCCCTGTGGTGTCTGTATCCACTGTAGACTATGGTGTGCTGGAGTTTCAGAGGGATCAGTGCACCCAGGTGCCCCCCAAGACCCAGCCAGCTGACCAGACAGAATATGCCACTATCATCTTCCCAGAGGAGAAACCCGTCACGCCGGAGCGGGGCAAGAAACGTCAGGATGAGAGGACTCGACATCTGTgctcacagccctgctga
- the PDCD1 gene encoding programmed cell death protein 1 isoform X1, giving the protein MYLAVTQSNEVDWACIPGSCTGGMTVSEFYACCNRVCSLFPLSQTVTIFPSVLTFHEGGIATFSCNISMESDSGSEYSLNWYKDTNHSQAQKIAEISPNNPRMETEKYRLTNHTPVFKIEIRNLHQNDSGSYYCGLITFFEPNKFLLMESNRSQLMVTAAPEMNPTEEPEIEEGNPSDHIKAMLLGILLLAGVILLLIFGYLTITYRRGDVQKPSSENMPAKEEKPPVVSVSTVDYGVLEFQRDQCTQVPPKTQPADQTEYATIIFPEEKPVTPERGKKRQDERTRHLCSQPC; this is encoded by the exons ATGTACCTCGCTGTGACCCAGAGTAATGAAGTGGACTGGGCTTGCATCCCAGGCTCCTGCACAGGGGGTATGACTGTTTCTGAGTTCTATGCCTGCTGTAACCGTGTCTGCTCCTTGTTTCCTCTCTCCCAAACAGTGACTATCTTCCCATCAGTGTTAACTTTCCATGAAGGTGGCATAGCCACCTTCTCCTGCAATATCTCCATGGAGAGTGACTCTGGCTCAGAGTACAGCCTCAACTGGTACAAGGACACCAACCACAGCCAAGCCCAAAAAATAGCTGAGATCAGCCCAAACAACCCCAGGATGGAGACGGAGAAGTACCGGCTCACCAACCACACTCCTGTCTTCAAGATTGAGATCCGGAACCTCCACCAAAATGACTCAGGCTCCTACTACTGTGGACTGATCACCTTCTTTGAACCCAATAAATTCCTTTTGATGGAGAGCAACCGGTCCCAGCTGATGGTCACAG CAGCCCCTGAGATGAATCCCACTGAGGAGCCAGAGATAGAGGAAGGCAACCCCTCAGACCACATCAAGGCCATGCTCCTGGGCATCCTGCTTCTGGCCGGGGTGATTCTGCTGCTGATCTTTGGCTACCTCACCATCACATACAGGAGAGGAG ATGTGCAGAAACCATCAAGTGAAAACATGCCAGCG AAGGAAGAGAAGCCCCCTGTGGTGTCTGTATCCACTGTAGACTATGGTGTGCTGGAGTTTCAGAGGGATCAGTGCACCCAGGTGCCCCCCAAGACCCAGCCAGCTGACCAGACAGAATATGCCACTATCATCTTCCCAGAGGAGAAACCCGTCACGCCGGAGCGGGGCAAGAAACGTCAGGATGAGAGGACTCGACATCTGTgctcacagccctgctga